GGCGCTCGGTGTCGCGGCGGATGTCGGGCGCTCGGTGTCGGGGCGGATGTCGGGGGCTCCGTGTCGCAGCGGACGCGGGCCGACTCGGTCGTGGTGAGCCGGCTCACGCACCGGGGTGACCGGCAGGTACGGGACTAGGCTAGATCCCGTGACCACGACAACCTCCGGCCTGACGGCCGTCCGCGCCGGTGTCCTCGACTACGAGGCCGCCTGGGAGGAGCAGCGACGGCTGCACGAGTCGGTGGTGGCAGGCGAGCGTGGCGACACCGTGCTCCTGCTGGAGCACCCGAGCGTCTACACGGCGGGCAAGCGCACAGAGCCGTGGGACCGACCGATGGACGGCACCCCGGTCATCGACGTCGATCGCGGAGGCAAGATCACCTGGCACGGTCCGGGACAGTTGGTCGGATACCCGATCCTGCGCCTGCCCGACCCGGTCGACGTGGTGGCGTACGTGCGGCGCACCGAGCAGATGCTGATCGACGTATGCGCCGGATTCGGGCTGACCGTCGGTCGGGTCGACGGGCGTAGCGGCGTGTGGGTTCCGGAGGACGACCGGGGTCCGGCCCGCAAGGTCGCCGCCATCGGCATCCGGGTCGCCCGCGGGGTCACCCTGCACGGTTTCTCCATCAACTGCGACTGCGACCTCGGGCACTTCGACCGAATCGTCCCCTGCGGCATCCGCGACGCCGGGGTCACCTCACTCACCGCGGAGTTGGGGCGCCCGGTGCCGGTGGCGGACGTCCTCGCCGTTGTGGAGCACCAGCTGCCCGCCCTGCTCGGCTGAGCCGGGCCACGCCGGTCGGCCAAGCCACGCCGGTCAGCCGCGCGCCACAACGCGTTCCAAGCCGATGGCCACACCGCGCGGCGGCACACCGGGTGACCAGTTCCAAGCCACGGAACAGCAGATCGGACCCGTTTGAGTAGGCCGGCCGCTCCGGATCCGGGTGGCTGCGGCAGAGGCGCTCGAGGGTGCGTTCCTCGCACCGCACACGTGCACCGGACCGACCGCCCGAGCGTGACGCGGGCACAGTCGTCCGGGTGTCCGGCGTCACGACCTTCCTGGCGTGACGGCGGTCGCCCGACGGGCATCGACCGTCGCCGACGGGCGTAGGCTCGGTTTGTGACGATCGAGCACTCCGCGCCGACGACCGGCCAGGCAACGCAGCCCGCGACGCCCTCCCCCGAGGGGCGGCGGCTCCTGCGGATCGAGGCGCGCAACGCCGAGACGCCGATCGAGCGCAAGCCGCCGTGGATCAAGGTCAAGGCCAAGATGGGCCCGGAATACACCCAGCTGCGCGGCCTCGTCTCGCGCGAAGGGCTGCACACCGTCTGCCAGGAGGCCGGCTGCCCCAACATCTACGAGTGCTGGGAGGACCGGGAGGCCACCTTCCTCATCGGCGGTGACCAGTGCACCAGGCGCTGCGACTTCTGCCAGATCGACACCGGCAAGCCGGCCGAGTTCGACGCCGACGAGCCGCGCCGGGTCGCCGAGTCGGTGCTGTCGATGGGGCTGCGCTACGCCACCATCACCGGTGTCGCCCGTGACGATTTGCCCGACGGTGGCGCCTGGCTCTACGCCGAGACCGTCCGGCAGATCCACGCCCTTCAGCCAGGCTGCGGCGTCGAGCTGCTGATCCCCGACTTCAACGCCGCCTCCGAGCAGCTCGCCGAGGTCTTCGGAGCGCGGCCGGAGGTGCTCGCGCACAACATAGAGACCGTGCCGCGGATCTTCAAGCGGATCCGGCCCGCGTTCCGCTACGAACGCTCCCTCGACGTGATCCGGCAGGCCCGCACCGCCGGCCTGGTCACCAAGAGCAACCTCATCCTGGGAATGGGTGAGGAGCGCGCCGAGATCATCCAGGCCCTGCGCGACCTCCACGAAGCGGGCTGCGAGCTGATCACCATCACGCAGTACCTGCGCCCCTCCCCCCGGCACCACCCGGTGACCCGCTGGGTCAAGCCGGAGGAGTTCGTCGAGCTTCGCGACGAGGCCGAGGAGATCGGCTTCGCCGGCGTGCTGAGCGGCCCACTGGTCCGCTCGTCGTACCGGGCCGGCCGGCTCTACCGTCAGGCCCTGGCGGCCCGCGGGGCCGCTCCGGTCGTCGCCGCCGGCTGACGACACCGACCGTGTCCGGCCGAGACGCGCGGGGCGGGGCGGGCCGGCACGCTGGCCCTGATCGGGGCCGGGCGAACGTGCCTAGCGGGCGGCCGGATCGGCGAGCAGACCCAGGCGGTGGGCCAGGGCAGCGGCCTCGACACGGTTGTGCACGTCCAACTTGGCGATGATGCGGGAGACGTGCACGCTCGCCGTCTTCGGCGAGATGAACAGCTGCTCGGCTATCCGGCTGTTGCTGTGCCCCTCCGCGACCAGTCGCAGCACCTCCCGCTCCCGCCCGGTGAGCAGGTCGGCGCCCGGGCGGCCCCGGGTCGCGCCGCGCAGCCCCACCCGGCGGGCCAGTGTCGCGGCCTGCTCGGCCAGCGGCGCCGCGCCGAGCAGGTCGGCGAGGGCGGCCGCCTCGGCGACGGCCGCCGCCACCTCGTCCCGCTCCGCCCCCGCAGCCGCAGCCTCGGCCAGCGCGAGGAGCGCCCGACCCAACGGGTACGGCCGCCCGTCGGCCCGCCACGCCGCCACGGCGGCCCGCCACCGAACGAGCTCGTCCGCGTCACCGCCGCCGTCGCGCAGGCTGGGCCCGACCGGTGGCGCTGCCGTACCCGCCGACGGACAGGCATCGGCTACGGCGGTCGGCAACGGCACCGACAGGGTCGCGGCGACCTGGGCCGCGTACGCGAGTTCGGCCGGAAACCGCGCCGGGACGGTGGCGGCGAGCACGGCGGTCCGGGTGGCCAACCCACCGTCCCCGAGGTGTCGGGCGAGGCGGGCGAGGGCGGCAAGGACGGGCCAGCCGTACCGGGGGTTGCCGGCGACGTCGACGTCGGCCAGCGCGGCCTCGGCAGCACGTCGCGCCTCGGGCCGGTCGTCAGTGGCGAGGGCGGCCTCCAACCACAGCTCGACCAGCGGCAGCCGCTGGTGCGGGTGCAGGTATGGCTTGCTGAGGAAGCTCAGCGACCGGCCGACCGTCTCGTCCGCCGCCGGGTGCCCCTGGGCCAGCCGCAGCCCGGCGCGCAGTTGCAGCCAGTGCGAGCCGGTGACGCCGGGCGGGTCGATCCGCGCGGCGTCGGCGAGCACGGCCGCCGCCTCCACCCAGCGCCCCAGGGCGAGCAGCGCCTCTGCCCGGTTCGACAGCAGGTACGCCCCGGTGGAGCGGCTGATCCCCACCCGGAGCGCCTCGGTCACCCCGTCCGCGGCGGCGCGGGCCGACTCCTCGTAGCGGCCCAGCTCGAACAGCACGTCGGAGATGCTCACCAGGGCACTGACCAGCGCCGGCGCCGCCCCGCTGGCCCGGGCCAGCGCCTCGGTGCGACGCAGCTCCCCCAGGCCCAGGTCCGGCGCTCCCTCGCTGCGGCGCAGTGCCGCGAGCGGCACCGGTAGCTGCGCCACGTCGACACCGGCGGACCGCGCCGCCGCCAGCACCTCGGCGGCGAGCCGGGTCCCCTCCGCCCAGTCCACGCGGGCCAGGTGGGTGGCGACGTCGGCGAGCAGGCGCAGCCGCTCCGGGCCGTCCGGCACGCCGGATGCCAGCCGGTACGCCTCCCGCAGTTCGGCGGCGCCGTCGCTCTTGCCGAGCATGGCCAGCATCCGGCCGCGCCGGTCGAGCAGCCGGGCGGCCCGCAGCGGCTCCGCCGCACGGTCGACCTCGGCCAGCGCGGCCCGAGTCAGGGTGAACGCCCGGTGGTAGTCCCCGGCGGTGGTGGCCGCCGGGACCGTCTCCTCCAGCAGCGCGAGATGGTCCATGCCGAGCCGCTCCGCCGCGTCCGGGACCAGCTCCCACAGCTCCAGCACCCGCTCCAGCAGCCGGCTCTGCTCGGCGTACGCGTACCGGTCGGCCGCGGCGCACGCGGCGGTCCGGGCGGCCACCAACGCGCGGGGGTGGTCGTGCGCGGCGTACCAGTGGTGGGCGATCTCGGCCGGCGCACGCCCGGCGGCCACCAGGTGCGGCTGCGCCTCGATCGCTGCGGCCCAGCGCGCGTGCAGCCGGGCGTGCTCTCCGGGTAGCAGCTCGTCGTGGACCGCCTCGCGGACCAGCGCGTGCCGGAACTCGTAGTCGCCCTCCGGGTCGGCCACCACAAGTTGGGCGGTGACGGCGGCGCGCAGCGCGTCCTCCAGCTCGGCGTCGGGCAGCCCGGCGACCTCGGCAAGCAGCTGGTGGGCGAACCGGGTGCCGCCGGCGGCGGCGATGCGCAGCACCCGCTGCGCCGGCTCGGGTAGCCGGTCCACCCGGGCAAGCAGCAGGTCGCGCAGCGTCTCCGGCAGGGCGGCGCAGCCGATCGGGTCACCGGCCGCGGCCAGCTCCTCGATGAACAGCGGGTTGCCCTGCGTACGGTCGTGGATGTCGTCGACCGCGCGGGCGGACGGCTCGACGCCGAGCAGCCCGGCCAGGACCGCGCCGGTGCCGTCCCGGTCCAGCCGGGACAGCTCGATCCGCTCCACACCACGGGCCCGGTCCAGCTCGGCCAGGAATGGCCGCAGCGGGTGTCCCCGGTGCAGCTCGTCGGACCGGTAGGTGCAGACCAACAGCAACCGGTCGGCGACGGCCGCCCGGACCAGGACGCCGATCAGGTCGCGGGTGGAGCGGTCGGCCCAGTGCAGGTCCTCGATGACCAGCACCAGCGGTTGAGCCGCGGCAAGCCGCCCGAACAGCCCGGCGACCAGGTCGAACAGGTAGCCGCGTGGAGCGTCGGAGACCGTGGGCGGCACGGTGCCGAGCGGTCCCCGGGCCAGCTCCGGCAGGAGTCGGGCGAACTCCGCCTCGTACCCGTCGAAGACGGCGGGTCCGTCGCGGCGCAGCACCGCCCGCAGCACCGCGGCGATCGGCGCGAACGGCAGGCCCGCCTCGCCGAGTTCGAGGCACTGCCCGACGAGCAGCCGGGCGCCGTCGACCCGGTCCCCGAACTCCTCCAGCAGCCGGGTCTTGCCGACCCCCGCCTCGCCGCCGACCAGGACGGTGGTCGGCTCTCCGGCCCCGGTCCGGGCCAGCGCGTCCCGCAGCGCGGCCAGTTCACGCTGGCGGCCGACGAGGACGGGGCGGGGTCGGACGGTCACGGCACCGAGCATGCCATGCCCGCCGCTGTCCCTGGTTCCGCCGGTCGGCGCGACCGTGCCGGGATGGTCCGAGGCCGCTACGGACACCCCGTCGGCGCTGCGGACGCCCGCTGCCCCAGCGGTGGGGTGCGCCCACACCCCCGTGGTGGGCGCACCCCCCGCCGCCGATCGGGACGGACGCCCCGGGTTGATCGGACCGCCGGCGTGGTCGGCGGGGGCGGTCACCGACGGGTGTCGCCGGGACGGCCGGCGTGCTGCCGCCGGCTCAGCCAGCCGCGGGCGGAGCGGTGCGGCAGGCTCCGGGCCAGCCGGTCGGCGGCGGCGGCGCCGCGTAGCTCGGCGGCGTGCGTACGGTGGACGGAGAGCAGGAATTCCGCGTCGTGGGCGAGCATCTCGGGCTCCTCGTGGTCGGCGTCAACTGCCGACACTGACTCTCCGCCGGAAGGTGGCCCCCGGGCGTGGGTGCGCCGCCTGATCTTTGCCTGCGGGGCCTCCTTACCTCCGCCCGCACCGGCCGGTACGGCGGCGTAAGGTACTCAGCCGCCCGCCGATCAACGGCGGGATACGCCGACCACTAGACTCAGCGGCATGGCAAAGCCCCAGGAGAAGGTGTCGTTCGGCCAGCGGCTGAAGCAGATCGGAATGGTCTTTCGGTTCACCGCCAAGCAGGACCGGTGGTTCGCACCCCTGGCTTTCGCCGCGGTGGTCATCCCGCTGGCGCTCACCGTGGTCGCGTTCTTCGCCTGGGGTTGGTTCTGGATCCCGCTGGGCATCCTGCTTGCCCTGCTCTGCCTGCTGATCGTGCTCAACCTCCGGTCCAACCGGGCGATGATGAACGCGGCCGAGGGCCAGCCGGGCGCGGCGGCGCAGATCATGGAGAACATGCGCGGCGACTGGCGGGTCACCCCGGCCGTCAGCTCGACCACCCAGATGGACATGGTGCACCTGGTCATCGGCCGGCCCGGCGTGATCCTGCTGGCGGAGGGCAACCCGCAGCGCGTGCGCGGCCTGCTCGGGCAGGAGAAGCGTCGGCTGGCCAAGGTGATCGGCTCTGCACCGCTCTACGACTACGTGATCGGCCAGGAGGAGGGCGAGCTGCCGATCCGCAAGCTGCGGATGACGCTGATGCGACTGCCGCGCGACCTCAACGGCCGGGATGTCAACGCGCTGGACAAGCGCCTCAAGGCGCTCAGCGCCCGGCCGCAGCTGCCGAAGGGTGCGATCCCGAAGAACATGCGTCCCCCGCGTGGGGCGTTCCGGCAGACCCGCGGCCGCTGACCACGGCGTTCCGGGAGCCGGCCCGCCAGCGCTGGCGGTTGTCGCCGGACTATGCGGGCAATGGGTTGGCGGATGCGTGGGCGATGACGGATCCGGCGACGCGGTCGTGCAGGCCACGGCGGGCCGGGTCCATGATCAAGGCAGGTATCACCAGGGCGAGCAGCACGCCGCGCAGTAGCGCGGCGACCACGCCGATCCGACCGCCGTCGGCCCAGGAGACACAGCGGATCCGCGTGATGAACATGCCGGGGGTCTGCGCGAACAGGCCAAGGAAGAATCCGTACTCGAGGATCAGGACCAGCACCGGCGCCCAGCCGTCCCGGGCCGGGTCGGCGAAGATGTTCGCGACCAGCAGGCAGAGCACCCAGTCGATCACCAAGGCGCCGAAGCGTCGACCCAGGCCGGGCGGGGTGAAGGCGGGGTCCGAGGCGGGCGGAACGGCGCGGTCGGCGGGGAGCGTCACAGCGGTCAAGGGTATCCAAAGACCCTGGAAGACACCGGGCGACCCGGCGGGGAGAAACGGACAAGCACCTCAGAACTCACTACAATGGCACAGCCGGTTGCGGCCCACCGGCCAACCGGCCCGGTTGCGCTGAGCGGATGACGCTCCGCGAGGGACGTAACACGGCAGAAACACTGAAGACATGGCCGGGCAACGGCCCGGCCATAGCGTCGCCAGAAGCCCAGCCACCCAGTGGACGTGCCAGGAGGACGAGTGTTCGCCAATCCCGAGGAACTCCTGCGTTACCTCAAGAACGAGGACGTGAAGTTCGTCGACGTACGATTCTGTGACCTGCCCGGCGTGATGCAGCACTTCAACCTGCCGGTCGAGTCGGTCGACGATGACCTCTTCACCGACGGCCTCGCTTTCGACGGGTCGTCCATCCGCGGTTTCCAGGCGATCCACGAGTCGGACATGCTCCTGCTCCCGGACGTCGCCACCGCCTTCGTCGACCCCTTCCGCGCGCAGAAGACGCTCGCGCTGAACTTCTTCATCCACGACCCGTTCACCCGGGAGCCCTACACCCGGGACCCGCGCAACGTGGCGAAGAAGGCCGAGGCTTACCTCGCCGCGAGCGGCATCGCCGACACCGCGTACTTCGGTCCGGAGGCCGAGTTCTACATCTTCGACTCGATCCGCCACGAAACCTCGGCGAACCGGGCGTTCTACTACATCGACTCGATCGAGGGCGCGTGGAACACCGGCCGCGAGGAGGAAGGCGGCAACCGCGGCTACAAGACCGCGTACAAGGGTGGCTACTTCCCGGTCCCGCCGGTCGACCACTACGCCGACCTGCGCGACAAGATCGTGCGCCGGCTGGTCGACACCGGCTTCACCGTGGAGCGCTCGCACCACGAGGTGGGCACCGCCGGCCAGGCTGAGATCAACTACCGGTTCTCCACCTTGCTGCACGCCGGTGACCAGCTTCAACTCTTCAAGTACATCGTGAAGAACGAGGCCTGGGCAAACGGCAAGACCGCCACCTTCATGCCGAAGCCGCTGTTCGGCGACAACGGCTCGGGCATGCACACCCACCAGAGCCTGTGGTTGAACGGCGAGCCGCTGTTCTACGACGAGACCGGCTACGCCGGCCTGTCCGAGACCGCACGCTGGTACATCGGCGGCCTGCTGCACCACGCCCCGTCGCTGCTGGCCTTCACCAACCCGACGGTCAACTCGTACCGCCGCCTGGTGCCGGGGTTCGAGGCGCCGGTCAACCTGGTCTACTCGCAGCGCAACCGCTCCGCCTGCACCCGGATCCCGGTGACCGGCAGCAACCCGCAGGCCAAGCGGGTCGAATTCCGCGTGCCGGACCCGTCGGCGAACGTCTACCTGGCCTTCTCGGCGATGCTGATGGCCGGCCTGGACGGCATCAAGAACAAGATCGAGCCGCCGACGCCGATCGACAAGGACCTGTACGACCTGCCGCCGGAGGAGTGGGGCGACGTCAAGCAGGTGCCGGGCTCGCTGCCGGCCGTGCTCGACTCGCTCGAGGCCGACCACGACTACCTGCTCGACGGTGGCGTGTTCACGCCGGACCTGATCTCGACGTGGATCGACTGGAAGCGGACCAACGAGGTCGACCCGGTGCGCCTGCGCCCGACCCCGCACGAGTTCGCGATGTACTTCGACTGCTGAGCAGCGGCGTCAGCAACTCCGGCCGGGCCGGCTCCGCGACACCGCGGGGCCGGCCCGGCCATGTGGGCCTCCTGCGGAGGACGCCGGTTACGGGATCACCGTCCGACCGGCTCACCCGGATCGAACCATCGAGGCCAGCCGGTTCCACCCCGGCGGGCGTGGCGGAGCCGGGCCCCACCCCGCACCGCGACCGCGACGACCAGCGCCGTCATCGCCACCGCGCCCGGCGCTTTCACCAGCCGGGCAAGGTTGGTGCCGTCCGGCAGGGTGAGGAAGGCCGCCACCGCGCAGGGCACCACGAACCAGCCGGTCCGCGCCGCCGCGACCGCGAGCACGGCCAACGGCCAGGTCGCGTACCAGGGGTGGAACACCGGAGCCAGGACGACCGTGGCGGCCAGCGCGAGCCCGGCGCCGAGCAGCGCCACCCGCGGACGGGCCGCGCCCATCCGTAGCACCCGCTGCCGGACATCGTTCAGGTCACGCAACGCCGACCAGGCCCGCCACCACAGCAGCGCCAGCAGCACCACCAGCACCGCCAGCGCCACCGCCCGGGTCACCGGGACCGCGGCGGGCTGCCGGCCGAGCAGTTCACCCAGATAGTCGAGGACCATGCCGACGGCCGTCGAAGGCGACGTCCACTGCTCCGAGTCGCCGCTGCGGGTCAGCCCGCGTACCCAGCCGAGGCCGAGACCCGAGGACACCGACGCGCCGGCGAGCGCGGCGAACACCCCGGCGGCCAGCCAGCCACCGTCGCGCAGCAGCGACCGTACGGTGTAGCGGCCGAGCACCGCCGCGAGGGCCGCGAACGGCACCACCACCAGGGCGGTGACCTTCACGCCCACCGCCAGGCCCAGTAACGCCCCGGCGACCAGCAGCGGGCGGGGCTTGCCGGGGAACCGGACGAGCACCAGCAGGCCGAGCAGCAGCAGCCCGAGCATCACGCCGTCGTTGTGGGCACCGGCCACCAGGTGCACGCCGACCAGCGGGCAGGCCAGCGCCAGCCAGGCCGCCCGGCGGGTCGGCACGCCCGCCGCCCGGGCCAGCCCGAGCAGGCACAACGCCGCGAGCAGCACCCCGGCGACCGCGACCAACCGCAGCACCACCACCGTGCCGACCAGCCCGCCGCCGAGCGTCACCGCCAGCCCCGCGAGCAGGACGAAGACCGGCCCGTACGGCGCGGGGGTGTCCCGCCAGATCGGGGCGACCGCGTCCACCCAGGGGCAGCCGGCCGCCGCCACCCCGGTCGCGTACGGGTCGACGCCGTGCGCGTACGCCCAGCCCTGGCAGGCGTACGAGTACACGTCGCGGCTGCCCATCGGCGGCGCCACCAGCAGCGGCGCAGCCCACAGCGCCGCCGTCCGGTACGCCCAGCCGGTCGACGGCGCCCCGGCGCGCAACGCCCACCAGGCACCGACCAGCAGGCCGGTACCGAGCAGCCAGAGCACGACAGTCAGCGGACCATCGTCCGAGTGCCACACCCGCGCGGCGGTGGACCCGGGCAGCGCCCCGCCCACATAGCCCGAGACGGCCAGCAGCGCGGCACCGACCAGACCGGCGTACCGCGCGGCGAGCGCCCGACCGGGCGCGGCCCGGTACCTGCCCGGCGGCACGCCGGTTTCCGTCACCGGCGCACCCCTCCCGACTCGTCGGTGACCGTTCGGCGGGCCGTCCGAGCCGACCGTAACAAGCGGATCGTCACCACGATGACCAGCAGGGTCATCAGGGGCGCCCCGGCGGTCTTGGTGTACCGGGGCAGGGTGGTGCCGTCCGGCAGCACCAGGAACGACGAGACCAGCGCGACCAGGGCGGCCCAGTCGGTCCGGCGGGCGGTCGCCGCGAGCACGGCCAACGGCCAGGTCCAAATACCACGGGTGGAAGATCGGGGCGAGCGCGACGGTGGCGGTGAGCGCCAGGCCGGCGTGCCACAGCGGCTCCCGGGTCCGCGCCCGCCACCACAGCCAGGGCAGCGTCAGCAGGAGCGCCGCCAGGCCGATCCACCGGGTGACCGGCAGCGCGTCGACGTGCCAGCCGAAGGGCAACACCAGGTACCCGAAGGTCTGCCCCACGGCGGTCGGCGGCGAGCTCCAGGCGACCAGCAGACCACCCTGCCGCAGCCCACCGATCCAGCCGAGGTCCAGTCCGGTGGCGAACGTGAGCCCGACGACGGTGGCGACGGCGCCGCCGACCACCCACCCACCCTCACGGACCAGGCGCCGCGTCGAGTACGCCCCGGTCAGCGCGGCCAGCGCCGCGAACGGCACCACGACCAGCGCGGTCACCTTGATCCCGGTGGCCAGGCCGAGCAGGACCCCACCGGCCAGCAGCGGGCCGGGGCGTCCTGGCCGGGACGCCACCACGGCCAACCCGGCGACGAGCAGCCCGACCATCAGGGCGTCGTTGTGCGCGCCGGAGACCAGGTGCACCCCGACCAGCGGGGAGCCGAGCGCCAGCCAGAGCGCCCGCTTCGGCGCCACCCCGCACCTGCGGGCGAGCACCGGTAGACAGGCCGCCGCGAGGCCGACCCCGGCCACCGCGAGTAGCCGGAACAGCACGATGCTGCGGACCAGCGAGTCGGCCGCCGCCACCACCGCACCGGAGACCAGGACGAACAGCGGCCCGTACGGCGCCGGGGTGTCCCGCCAGATCGGCGAGATCGTGTCCAGCCACGGGCAGGGCAGGACGGACACCCCCTGCTCGTACGGGCTGAACCCGGCCGCGTACGTGGCGCCCTGGCAGGCGTACGCGTAGACGTCCCGGCTGCCCAGCGGCGGGGCGACCAGCAGCGGGACCAGCCAGAGCCCGACGGTGACCAGCGCCCACCGCGCCGAGGGCACCCGGTCGCGCAGTGTCCACCACGCCCCGGCGAGCAGCCCCAGCCCGGCCACCCACAGCGCGATGAGCACGGGCCCGTTCGGGCCCTGCCAGATTCCGACGGGGGTGACCGAGTGCGGCGAGGAGGGCAGCGCGCCGCCGAGGACGGCGGCGACGGCGAGCATCGTCGAGCCGGCCAGGCCGGTCCAGCGCGCGAGATGGTGAGGCACGGAAACACATGTTGCCAGCACCGTGGCCGCGGTCCGAGGTAGGCACGCGGGGCAGCCGGTGGCAGCGCCTGGGGCCGGCCCTGACCTACATCTCCAGCACCCGCTCCATCGCCGCCCGGGAGCGCCGGCCGGTGCGCAGGTACTCGTCGAGGAACTCACCTGGGTCGTCGCGCCCGAGCAGCCGCACCACGCCGGCCAGTTCCACCCCGTGCCGGGGCAGCTGGTCGCCGGCCCGGCCCCGCACCAGCATCAGCGCGTTGCGGACCTGGGCGGCAAGGGTCCAGCCGGCCGACATCGCCTCGGCGTCCGCCGGATCGACCAGGCCCGCGTTCCGCGCGGCCGCCAGGGCGTCGAGCGTACGCGTGCCGCGCAGCTCCGGCAGCCGTCCGGCGTGCCGGAGCTGGAGCAACTGCACCGCCCATTCGACATCGGCCAGGCCGCCCCGGCCCAGCTTCGTGTGGGTGGCCGGGTCTGCGCCCCGTGGCAGCCGCTCGGTCTCCACCCGCGCCTTGATCCGGAGGATCTCGACGATCTGCTCGCGGGTCAGCCCGTCCGCCGGATACCGCACCGGGTCGATCATCGCCTCGAACTCGGCGCCCAGGTCGGCGTCGCCGCAGACGAACCGGCCGCGCAGCAACGCCTGTGCCTCCCACACCCGCGACCAGCGGGCGTAGTACCGGGCGTAGGCGGCGAGGCTGCGAACAAGTGGCCCCTGCCGGCCCTCGGGACGCAGGTCGGCGTCGACACCCAACGGCGGGTCGGGAGCGGGCATGCCGAGCAGCCGCCGCAGCTCCTCGGCGATCCCGTGGGCGGCGGTGCTGGCGGCGCTCTCGCCCGCCCCCGCCGGCAGGTCGTAGACGAACAGCACATCGGCGTCGGAGAGGTAGTTCGACTCGTACCCGCCGAGCCGACCCATGCCGATCACCGCGAACCGCAGGCCCGGCACCGACGGTTGGCCCGCGCGGGCGGTCCGCAGGGCGGCGGCCAGCGTGGCGTCGGTGACATCCGCCAGCGCGGTGCCGACGGCGGTGACGTCGGCGAGGCCGGACGGGGCACGTCCCTCGACGCGGGGCGGCGACGGGGCCAACGACCCGGCGCGGCTCAGCACATCGGCGCACGCCAGCCGGACCAGCTCCCGCCGCCGCAGCGCGCGGACGGCCCGGGTCGCCTCCACCGGGTCGTCGGCGTGCCGGGCCGCCGCCGCAGCGAAGCCCTCGCAGAGCACGCCCCGGGGTCGCGGGGTCAACTCGCTTTCCTCGGCGAGCAGGCGCAGCGCCTCCGGCTCGCGGGCGAGCAGGTCGGCCCCGTACCGGGAGGACGAGAGCACCCGGGCCAGCCGGCGGGCGACCGGCCCCGAGTCGCGCAGCAACCGCAGATACCAGGGGGTGCTGCCGAGCTTCTCGGAGACCTGGCGGTAGTTGAGCAGCCCGCGATCCGGCTCGGGAGCGTCGGCGAACTCGCTGAGCAGCACCGGCAGCAGGGTGCGCTGGATCGCGGCGGTGCGGCTCACCCCGCCGGTCAGGGCCTGGAGGTGCCGCAACGCCCCGGCCGGGTCGGCGAACCCGAGGATCTCCAGCCGGTTGCGGGCGGCCGCCGGGGTGAGCCGCAGCCCGTCGGCGGGCACCCGGGCGACCGATTCGAGGAGCGGCCGGTACAGCAGCTTGGCGTGCAGCCGGCGGACCTCGGCGACGTGGGTGACCCACTCGGCGCGGAACTCCTCGACGGCGCTCCGTCCCGG
The sequence above is a segment of the Micromonospora sp. WMMA1363 genome. Coding sequences within it:
- the lipB gene encoding lipoyl(octanoyl) transferase LipB gives rise to the protein MTTTTSGLTAVRAGVLDYEAAWEEQRRLHESVVAGERGDTVLLLEHPSVYTAGKRTEPWDRPMDGTPVIDVDRGGKITWHGPGQLVGYPILRLPDPVDVVAYVRRTEQMLIDVCAGFGLTVGRVDGRSGVWVPEDDRGPARKVAAIGIRVARGVTLHGFSINCDCDLGHFDRIVPCGIRDAGVTSLTAELGRPVPVADVLAVVEHQLPALLG
- a CDS encoding helix-turn-helix transcriptional regulator; the protein is MTVRPRPVLVGRQRELAALRDALARTGAGEPTTVLVGGEAGVGKTRLLEEFGDRVDGARLLVGQCLELGEAGLPFAPIAAVLRAVLRRDGPAVFDGYEAEFARLLPELARGPLGTVPPTVSDAPRGYLFDLVAGLFGRLAAAQPLVLVIEDLHWADRSTRDLIGVLVRAAVADRLLLVCTYRSDELHRGHPLRPFLAELDRARGVERIELSRLDRDGTGAVLAGLLGVEPSARAVDDIHDRTQGNPLFIEELAAAGDPIGCAALPETLRDLLLARVDRLPEPAQRVLRIAAAGGTRFAHQLLAEVAGLPDAELEDALRAAVTAQLVVADPEGDYEFRHALVREAVHDELLPGEHARLHARWAAAIEAQPHLVAAGRAPAEIAHHWYAAHDHPRALVAARTAACAAADRYAYAEQSRLLERVLELWELVPDAAERLGMDHLALLEETVPAATTAGDYHRAFTLTRAALAEVDRAAEPLRAARLLDRRGRMLAMLGKSDGAAELREAYRLASGVPDGPERLRLLADVATHLARVDWAEGTRLAAEVLAAARSAGVDVAQLPVPLAALRRSEGAPDLGLGELRRTEALARASGAAPALVSALVSISDVLFELGRYEESARAAADGVTEALRVGISRSTGAYLLSNRAEALLALGRWVEAAAVLADAARIDPPGVTGSHWLQLRAGLRLAQGHPAADETVGRSLSFLSKPYLHPHQRLPLVELWLEAALATDDRPEARRAAEAALADVDVAGNPRYGWPVLAALARLARHLGDGGLATRTAVLAATVPARFPAELAYAAQVAATLSVPLPTAVADACPSAGTAAPPVGPSLRDGGGDADELVRWRAAVAAWRADGRPYPLGRALLALAEAAAAGAERDEVAAAVAEAAALADLLGAAPLAEQAATLARRVGLRGATRGRPGADLLTGREREVLRLVAEGHSNSRIAEQLFISPKTASVHVSRIIAKLDVHNRVEAAALAHRLGLLADPAAR
- a CDS encoding DUF4191 domain-containing protein; amino-acid sequence: MAKPQEKVSFGQRLKQIGMVFRFTAKQDRWFAPLAFAAVVIPLALTVVAFFAWGWFWIPLGILLALLCLLIVLNLRSNRAMMNAAEGQPGAAAQIMENMRGDWRVTPAVSSTTQMDMVHLVIGRPGVILLAEGNPQRVRGLLGQEKRRLAKVIGSAPLYDYVIGQEEGELPIRKLRMTLMRLPRDLNGRDVNALDKRLKALSARPQLPKGAIPKNMRPPRGAFRQTRGR
- a CDS encoding RDD family protein, whose translation is MGRRFGALVIDWVLCLLVANIFADPARDGWAPVLVLILEYGFFLGLFAQTPGMFITRIRCVSWADGGRIGVVAALLRGVLLALVIPALIMDPARRGLHDRVAGSVIAHASANPLPA
- the glnA gene encoding type I glutamate--ammonia ligase, whose amino-acid sequence is MFANPEELLRYLKNEDVKFVDVRFCDLPGVMQHFNLPVESVDDDLFTDGLAFDGSSIRGFQAIHESDMLLLPDVATAFVDPFRAQKTLALNFFIHDPFTREPYTRDPRNVAKKAEAYLAASGIADTAYFGPEAEFYIFDSIRHETSANRAFYYIDSIEGAWNTGREEEGGNRGYKTAYKGGYFPVPPVDHYADLRDKIVRRLVDTGFTVERSHHEVGTAGQAEINYRFSTLLHAGDQLQLFKYIVKNEAWANGKTATFMPKPLFGDNGSGMHTHQSLWLNGEPLFYDETGYAGLSETARWYIGGLLHHAPSLLAFTNPTVNSYRRLVPGFEAPVNLVYSQRNRSACTRIPVTGSNPQAKRVEFRVPDPSANVYLAFSAMLMAGLDGIKNKIEPPTPIDKDLYDLPPEEWGDVKQVPGSLPAVLDSLEADHDYLLDGGVFTPDLISTWIDWKRTNEVDPVRLRPTPHEFAMYFDC